The segment GTGAGCAGCATCCTGCAGCGCTACAATGCCACCCTCACCCGCAAAACCTTCGCCTCGGAAGCCGAAGCCAAACAATACCTTACCCAAGCTGGTCTAATGTCAGAGAAAGGGGCTACTCAACCTAAAGCAGAGCTACAGGTGCGCGAAGCCATGGTACAGTACCAGCGGCCTATTGAGATCAGGAGAAGGAACTGCGCCAGCTGTGATGAACCAAGCCTGCTGGACTACACCTCCTCTTCCCTGGACCAGCTGCGGGTATTCTCCGCGCAAGGCAAACCCGATGGGGTTGAGGTAGGACAGGTACGTGGCCTATGGCTGATCTCATTTCCAAGGCAAAAAATTATTGAGCAAATCACATTGAAGACTAAACCCTCCAGACGTGGTCGGGGAGGGTTTTTCGGCAAGAAGCCTGCTCCTACTCAGCCCGAACAATAACCATATATTTCCTATTTCTTAGTTGTTTTCTGAAAAGTGCATCAGAAGCGTTAAATTTGCGTAATTATTCAATTGATGTACCTACATATATAAGTTTATGGCTATCATTCAAGCTACTGATACAGATTTCCAGGAAGTGTTGAAAAACAACGAGCGCGTTGTAGTGAAGTATTTTGCTGATTGGTGTGGCAACTGCCGTCTGTTTTCCCCTAAGTTCAAGCGCATGGCCGCTAATGAAGAGTTTGCCAATGTAGCGTTTTTAGACGTGAATGCTGAAACCAGCCCTGAAGCCCGTAAACTGGCCGGTGTTACTAACCTGCCTTTCTTCGCGGTGTTCAAGAATGGCGAGTTGGTGGAAGGCGCCGCCACCAGCAAAGAAGATTATGTTACTGAAATGGTTCGTAAAATAGCGTAACAGTTCCCATGAAAATACCTGCCATCAAGAAACTGGTTGAAACGCAAAGCATTGAAGCCCTGCGCGAAGCCGAAGAACAACTGATCAACGAAGAAACGCCT is part of the Rufibacter tibetensis genome and harbors:
- a CDS encoding thioredoxin family protein, yielding MAIIQATDTDFQEVLKNNERVVVKYFADWCGNCRLFSPKFKRMAANEEFANVAFLDVNAETSPEARKLAGVTNLPFFAVFKNGELVEGAATSKEDYVTEMVRKIA